One Roseiconus lacunae genomic region harbors:
- the gspL gene encoding type II secretion system protein GspL — translation MNEAAIKTINDTSLSNGCIVRQRWSHWELRCGQSLVEIPTETSHASIAQALRALKETVRDVSARCVLALHSNECYGVDAAIPEGVDGRDRTAIRYELERLLPIDAEEFTCDYHVTGDRKQIFAIAIETRRWSVLVDALGAEGFEVVAIIPESLLITQSIITLPELKFPIRIGIVQSDGCFETIDVDADKLVIRWKSYSSVELWKRCSDFDSERDGGWVIVGRHQAMTTLANAKSISRPPSHLIGHAAQLACEGKLAPSLNLRCGDLASEDSLHAIRTPLRWLGLSAVICLLAVWAGSWYRGSRYERELAAIDQQQRQAFKDAFPRQRVPVLLMRTVRNEHARAIGSRGIQSVNLPISAAAVLRDLFDSLERAGERDARFRVLEMQINDGECSLTVRAASAIQIGILASEMENVGFQVTPPASEQIPPNQQEPIETYQSTLKAEWISPANRVDNLQATTNRSSDRERSGGDR, via the coding sequence ATGAACGAAGCGGCGATCAAAACCATCAATGATACATCGTTAAGCAACGGATGTATTGTTCGCCAGCGGTGGTCGCACTGGGAACTAAGATGCGGTCAGTCGCTTGTCGAAATACCTACCGAGACAAGTCACGCCTCAATCGCCCAAGCTCTGCGAGCCCTGAAAGAAACAGTGAGAGATGTTTCGGCACGCTGTGTTTTGGCATTACATTCGAATGAGTGCTACGGTGTCGATGCGGCAATACCCGAAGGTGTCGATGGGAGAGACCGCACGGCGATTCGTTACGAACTTGAACGCTTGCTGCCAATTGATGCCGAAGAGTTCACTTGTGACTATCACGTGACTGGTGATCGGAAGCAGATTTTTGCGATCGCGATTGAAACTCGGCGATGGAGCGTCCTGGTCGATGCGCTCGGTGCCGAAGGATTTGAAGTCGTCGCGATCATTCCAGAAAGCTTGCTGATCACCCAGTCGATTATCACGCTTCCTGAACTTAAATTTCCGATCCGAATTGGGATCGTACAATCAGACGGTTGCTTTGAAACCATCGATGTGGACGCCGACAAGCTCGTCATCCGCTGGAAGAGCTACAGTTCGGTCGAGCTTTGGAAGCGATGCTCAGATTTTGATTCCGAACGCGATGGGGGCTGGGTGATTGTTGGGCGTCATCAAGCAATGACAACTCTGGCAAACGCCAAGTCCATCTCGCGGCCTCCGTCTCATCTGATCGGGCATGCGGCACAGTTGGCATGCGAGGGAAAGCTCGCGCCGAGCCTAAATCTTCGATGCGGTGACTTGGCATCCGAAGATTCGCTTCATGCGATTCGCACGCCTTTGCGTTGGCTGGGGCTTTCCGCTGTGATTTGCCTGTTGGCCGTTTGGGCCGGTTCATGGTATCGCGGTTCACGCTACGAACGTGAGCTAGCCGCCATTGACCAGCAACAGCGCCAGGCATTTAAAGATGCCTTCCCGCGGCAGCGCGTTCCGGTATTGCTGATGCGCACGGTTCGAAATGAGCATGCCCGGGCAATCGGTTCTCGCGGTATCCAATCGGTCAACTTGCCAATTTCGGCTGCCGCGGTCCTGCGGGACTTGTTTGACAGTCTTGAACGAGCCGGAGAGCGAGATGCGCGTTTTCGCGTGCTAGAAATGCAAATCAACGACGGCGAGTGCTCGCTAACCGTCCGGGCTGCGTCGGCGATCCAGATCGGGATACTGGCAAGTGAAATGGAGAATGTCGGATTTCAGGTAACCCCCCCCGCGTCCGAACAAATTCCGCCAAATCAACAAGAGCCGATCGAAACCTACCAATCAACGCTCAAAGCCGAGTGGATTTCCCCAGCGAATCGTGTAGACAACTTACAGGCGACAACGAACCGATCATCCGACCGCGAGCGATCAGGAGGCGATCGATGA
- a CDS encoding PulJ/GspJ family protein: MSGSRRATAEGMTLIELTVALVLASMLMVVLLRVTNLVVSETVQVRRNSFDRLAAERLADQLRFDFENARGVGLQTNTIILDGFVGPNHVASRVYYEVQSRGAFRVLVRSVEDESRVCWVGCGDLQFEPLGEFSVETGDAATGGLMPLPDRFRVQLADSSGRLMIREVIRHHAN; encoded by the coding sequence ATGAGCGGAAGTCGCCGAGCAACCGCAGAAGGGATGACACTAATCGAACTAACGGTCGCTTTGGTGCTGGCTTCGATGTTGATGGTGGTCTTGTTGCGCGTGACTAACCTTGTCGTGTCCGAGACGGTCCAAGTTCGCCGCAACTCGTTCGATCGACTTGCGGCGGAGCGTTTGGCCGATCAATTGCGATTTGACTTTGAAAATGCACGTGGCGTCGGACTTCAAACCAACACAATCATATTGGATGGTTTTGTTGGGCCGAATCATGTTGCCTCGCGGGTGTATTACGAAGTCCAATCGCGCGGGGCGTTTCGGGTTCTCGTCCGATCAGTCGAGGACGAGAGTCGCGTATGTTGGGTCGGTTGTGGTGACCTGCAGTTTGAGCCACTGGGCGAATTTTCGGTGGAAACGGGCGATGCAGCCACCGGCGGACTGATGCCGTTGCCCGATCGCTTTCGTGTGCAGCTTGCGGACTCCTCTGGGCGTCTGATGATTCGGGAGGTGATCCGGCATCATGCGAACTGA
- the gspG gene encoding type II secretion system major pseudopilin GspG — protein MFCDSSVTKRSQRRRAFSLVELIVVMVILGMLAGLVAIRTRGYLVNSRQNAVKAEIATIVKALDTFRLDQGRFPTDDEGLEVLTEPTPTWEEGFLSKLPVDPWKNPYLYFVTDDGFEVLSLGADGREGGQGEDADFSSAMLDAS, from the coding sequence TGACGAAGCGATCCCAACGCCGTCGCGCGTTTTCACTCGTCGAGCTGATTGTCGTCATGGTGATTTTGGGGATGCTGGCCGGATTGGTCGCAATCCGTACACGAGGCTACTTGGTTAACTCGCGTCAAAATGCGGTGAAAGCAGAAATCGCGACGATCGTCAAAGCTCTTGATACGTTTCGCCTCGACCAAGGACGTTTTCCAACTGATGACGAAGGATTAGAAGTCCTCACCGAACCGACGCCGACTTGGGAAGAAGGCTTTCTTAGCAAGTTGCCCGTCGATCCATGGAAAAACCCCTATTTGTATTTTGTTACCGACGATGGTTTTGAAGTGCTCAGCCTTGGCGCCGACGGTCGCGAAGGTGGGCAGGGTGAGGATGCCGATTTTTCCAGTGCGATGCTGGACGCGTCATGA
- a CDS encoding type II secretion system protein GspK: protein MRTENVIRSVTEKKQDGYILLAVIAVLVLLITVLASLSNLSLRRALASREASVRLQQRWGIASIEATVLPRAAKVFERIEEQRVEVKQAGKERTEFREIEFPRQLRSAVTLGEVTFDVLLADEDAKVNLNQVYHMAGIQRTSETLSDLAGPVAAQAIRISPAVDRVPMSEQDLRQTKQDETEPPPLPRAFHSWGTVLDEQRLVTTIGNQAALPNLTSEVTLFGGGAINLKRASDRAIAAVARCVLSRAGADRLVDRYRETPTLSVNLLVDREAKSQSEKTRLKRLLSDSSQHFSLWIDASATARRRQRTFTVTRKDDDGVSVNERFAY from the coding sequence ATGCGAACTGAGAATGTAATTCGATCGGTCACCGAAAAAAAACAGGACGGTTACATTCTGTTGGCCGTGATCGCAGTGTTGGTACTACTAATTACCGTGCTGGCCAGTTTGTCGAATCTCAGCTTGCGGCGAGCACTTGCGTCGCGAGAAGCATCGGTACGGCTGCAGCAGCGTTGGGGAATCGCGTCGATCGAAGCCACTGTGCTTCCGCGGGCGGCGAAGGTATTCGAACGAATCGAAGAGCAGCGAGTGGAAGTAAAGCAAGCTGGCAAGGAGCGAACGGAGTTTCGAGAGATCGAATTTCCGCGGCAGCTTCGCTCGGCCGTGACCCTAGGCGAAGTGACCTTTGATGTGCTGCTTGCTGATGAAGACGCGAAAGTGAACCTCAACCAGGTTTACCATATGGCCGGAATCCAGCGGACAAGTGAGACATTGTCGGACCTAGCCGGTCCGGTTGCGGCGCAAGCAATCCGTATTTCACCTGCGGTGGATCGTGTACCAATGAGCGAGCAGGACTTACGGCAAACCAAGCAGGACGAGACCGAGCCCCCCCCATTGCCGCGGGCATTCCATAGTTGGGGGACAGTCCTCGATGAACAGAGATTGGTTACGACCATCGGAAACCAAGCTGCTTTGCCGAATTTGACCTCGGAAGTGACCCTCTTTGGCGGCGGAGCAATTAACCTGAAACGTGCCTCGGATCGAGCGATAGCGGCGGTGGCGCGGTGTGTGCTTTCCCGTGCTGGAGCGGATCGATTGGTTGACCGATATAGAGAGACCCCGACCCTCTCGGTAAATTTACTCGTCGACCGAGAAGCCAAATCACAATCGGAGAAGACTCGCTTAAAGCGTCTACTGTCCGATTCGAGTCAACATTTTTCGTTGTGGATCGATGCTTCGGCGACAGCACGCCGTCGACAACGAACGTTTACCGTCACTCGAAAGGACGACGACGGAGTCAGTGTCAACGAACGCTTTGCTTACTGA
- a CDS encoding type II secretion system protein N → MNVKQQQRCLVAATVACFAGAVWAAVWAVAPLEAPPTLAAITRPDVRPPIQTADDVDGATSVGAIDFSFSIQKPLYDPPPPPPKPQQPARFVPKPVSRPSAPKPKLNWTLVGTIIDPTQRLAILSDESGKTDIRRVGETIELAPPGVQVKSIASEKVILDVNGATSTLHLKKTLTASSDDRSNVRGNRRRNR, encoded by the coding sequence GTGAACGTGAAACAACAACAACGATGTTTGGTCGCCGCGACCGTCGCGTGTTTCGCCGGGGCGGTTTGGGCGGCCGTTTGGGCGGTGGCACCGTTGGAAGCACCGCCCACATTAGCGGCAATCACGCGACCGGATGTTCGGCCACCGATTCAGACCGCAGATGATGTTGATGGGGCTACGAGTGTCGGAGCCATCGATTTCTCGTTTTCGATTCAGAAACCGCTTTACGATCCGCCGCCTCCACCACCGAAGCCTCAACAACCGGCGCGTTTTGTCCCCAAGCCGGTTAGCCGGCCGTCGGCGCCAAAACCGAAATTGAATTGGACGCTCGTTGGGACGATCATCGACCCAACACAGCGTCTCGCAATTTTGAGTGACGAGAGTGGCAAAACGGACATTCGCCGGGTTGGTGAAACCATCGAGCTTGCCCCGCCAGGCGTCCAAGTGAAATCGATCGCGTCGGAAAAAGTCATCTTGGACGTCAATGGTGCGACATCCACGTTGCATTTAAAGAAAACGTTGACCGCGTCTTCGGATGACCGTTCCAACGTACGGGGGAACCGGCGACGCAACCGATGA
- a CDS encoding prepilin-type N-terminal cleavage/methylation domain-containing protein, which yields MMDTPGQPVRRGFSLIELLVVMVLLAVMASLATLTSRAAFAKQSLELAAATVEQFDRQCRADARLSRRGASGQIDPSRGQLIIEAPHKRTFRLSGRVVIDRFVSHGGKVIRNRQARIQMNEFGASPSYAVRLVCGDSARWIFISGGSGQIVDNLDGTKVSRLLVKP from the coding sequence ATGATGGACACTCCCGGCCAACCGGTACGGCGAGGGTTTTCGTTGATCGAACTGCTCGTCGTCATGGTCTTGCTAGCCGTGATGGCATCGCTTGCGACCTTGACCAGTCGAGCCGCGTTCGCGAAACAATCGCTTGAACTCGCGGCCGCAACGGTTGAGCAATTTGATCGGCAATGTCGCGCCGATGCTCGGTTAAGCCGGCGAGGCGCGAGTGGTCAAATCGATCCGTCACGCGGACAACTGATCATTGAAGCTCCGCATAAACGGACATTTCGATTGTCAGGCCGAGTTGTGATTGATCGTTTCGTCAGTCACGGCGGCAAAGTGATTCGGAATCGCCAGGCGAGGATTCAGATGAATGAGTTTGGGGCATCGCCGAGCTATGCGGTCAGGTTGGTGTGTGGTGATTCGGCACGTTGGATTTTTATCAGTGGTGGCTCTGGGCAAATCGTCGATAATCTAGACGGTACAAAAGTTTCTCGTCTACTCGTGAAACCATGA
- a CDS encoding tetratricopeptide repeat protein: MRQESRSTLQPAGAMVLALLFAAPIGCSLSRNANRALVQVTSKRDQAKAKRLTHAGIRSLNKQHIDAAAKHFREAIEADSSYGPAHNNLGLMHYDQGNLYQAVIAFEHAQQFLPNAPTVIYNLALALEASGRIDEALELYYLAVEMDQANPHYLGNLVRLRVRRDERDEVLIQQLQDLVLIETRPEWRRWADTQLGLALNLALDRGPATPELESAISNRREKQSGAALQDKIIDLTPVSTASFESTDAPDAQSDAHGTMQLNPPRKSTLNPDAADGSLPTLSMDDLSEDAYFRRD, from the coding sequence TTGCGACAGGAAAGTCGATCGACGTTGCAACCCGCAGGCGCGATGGTGCTCGCGCTTTTGTTTGCTGCGCCGATCGGATGCTCGCTTTCACGAAACGCGAATCGTGCATTGGTCCAAGTGACCTCGAAACGCGATCAGGCGAAGGCTAAACGCTTGACGCATGCCGGCATTCGCTCGCTGAATAAGCAGCACATTGACGCGGCGGCGAAGCACTTCCGTGAGGCGATTGAAGCGGATTCGAGCTATGGCCCAGCCCATAACAATCTTGGTTTGATGCACTATGATCAAGGTAATCTTTATCAGGCAGTGATCGCGTTTGAACATGCGCAACAGTTTTTACCGAATGCCCCAACGGTGATTTACAATTTAGCTCTCGCGCTCGAAGCGTCTGGAAGAATTGACGAGGCACTGGAGTTGTACTATCTCGCCGTTGAAATGGATCAAGCCAACCCTCACTATCTTGGAAACCTTGTGCGTCTTCGGGTTCGTCGTGACGAACGTGACGAAGTACTGATTCAACAATTGCAGGACTTGGTACTGATCGAAACCCGTCCCGAATGGCGACGATGGGCCGATACGCAGCTCGGCTTGGCGTTAAATCTCGCTCTCGATCGTGGGCCGGCGACACCGGAGCTCGAATCGGCGATCAGCAACCGCCGAGAGAAACAATCGGGGGCAGCGCTGCAGGACAAGATCATCGACCTGACGCCTGTTTCGACGGCATCGTTTGAATCAACAGACGCCCCAGATGCTCAGAGTGACGCCCACGGCACAATGCAACTGAACCCGCCGCGAAAATCAACGCTCAATCCTGATGCG
- a CDS encoding type IV pilus modification PilV family protein: MRACDRQRRLVEPSSARRNGLTLIEVVIALVLMASVLVGSILAFTTHRRQLSRAEKRVQATFLADQWIETFLSSNERIPVPGRGVLLDTPNWYWKTSVAGQTVITNVPVRIVRLEIVDALQSGPPLVQVDLVQPESTQ, from the coding sequence ATGAGAGCCTGCGATAGACAACGGCGATTGGTTGAACCATCGTCTGCTCGGCGAAACGGATTGACGCTGATCGAAGTCGTCATCGCACTTGTGTTGATGGCGTCGGTACTTGTTGGATCAATTCTGGCGTTCACAACTCATCGGCGGCAATTATCACGGGCGGAAAAACGCGTCCAAGCAACTTTCCTTGCCGACCAATGGATCGAGACATTTTTATCATCGAATGAGAGGATACCGGTGCCTGGTCGCGGTGTGCTTTTGGATACGCCGAATTGGTATTGGAAAACATCGGTCGCCGGGCAAACTGTCATCACGAACGTTCCCGTACGAATCGTACGATTGGAAATTGTCGATGCATTGCAGTCAGGGCCCCCCCTGGTCCAAGTTGATTTGGTGCAACCGGAGTCGACTCAATGA